In Methanomassiliicoccus sp., a single window of DNA contains:
- the thpR gene encoding RNA 2',3'-cyclic phosphodiesterase, protein MSFRAFISIDLARIREIEDLIISLKTADPTLKVVDPGQIHITLKFLGETPESKVQGIVDTMKEAAQGIEPFEVQLKGAGAFPTKNRIRVIWVGMNDTLPMGTMATRLDESLSRQGFERERRPFAPHLTMARTKVEASNPVLRQLIDNNAHNEFGTIFVDRIRLKKSILTKCGPQYSTVEEILLS, encoded by the coding sequence ATGTCGTTCCGAGCCTTCATATCGATAGACCTTGCCAGGATCAGGGAGATCGAGGACCTCATCATTTCCCTGAAAACCGCAGATCCCACCCTAAAGGTGGTAGACCCCGGGCAGATTCACATAACCCTGAAGTTCCTGGGGGAAACGCCGGAATCCAAGGTCCAGGGGATCGTGGACACGATGAAGGAGGCGGCACAGGGGATCGAGCCGTTCGAGGTCCAGCTTAAGGGGGCCGGAGCGTTCCCCACCAAGAACCGCATCAGAGTCATCTGGGTCGGGATGAACGATACCCTGCCCATGGGGACCATGGCCACCCGGCTCGATGAGTCGCTTTCCCGACAGGGCTTCGAGCGGGAGAGGAGGCCTTTCGCCCCCCATCTGACCATGGCCCGGACCAAGGTTGAAGCATCCAATCCCGTGCTCCGCCAGCTCATAGACAACAATGCCCACAACGAGTTCGGCACGATATTCGTGGACCGCATCCGGCTCAAGAAAAGCATTCTCACCAAATGCGGACCGCAGTACTCGACGGTGGAAGAGATATTGCTGTCATGA
- a CDS encoding CBS domain-containing protein, protein MNAQEIAGIKKREQIRSRIEAIDLSDLMSKGFEHVSPEEQLSDVLKKMGQLDLHEMPVSLDGKRLMGVVSYGTLLKRRNLPITTKAGSIAVMPQEITPDTLVTEVAEAFMTSGYRQIPIVRGQIIQGIISRTDMVKLILGIKELRELKVEDVMTEDVQTVGSEDPVEAALLSMKNLTIRTLPVVDGANRLTGIIGIKQVANYNWRERKRETVGEITGDNSPVKVNVSSVQLDSVVTVEKGADLGRAVELMLDHKVSTLPVVDDQDLVGIITKYDIIELLASFRQRDMVYTQITGLDSEDKFAAEQMEKDITASLQKIAKISRPMLFTLHVTKYNAQATTNKYSLNGRLITENKVWVASAVDWDLNKATVDLMQRLERMVVERKEEKIDHRKKARNIGHS, encoded by the coding sequence ATGAACGCACAGGAGATAGCGGGAATCAAGAAGAGGGAGCAGATCAGGTCGAGGATCGAGGCGATTGATCTCAGCGACCTGATGTCCAAGGGGTTCGAACATGTCAGCCCCGAGGAGCAGCTCTCGGACGTGCTTAAGAAAATGGGACAGCTCGACCTGCACGAGATGCCGGTCAGCCTGGATGGTAAGAGATTGATGGGCGTTGTCAGCTACGGCACGCTGCTGAAGAGGCGGAACCTCCCCATCACTACCAAGGCCGGTTCCATCGCCGTCATGCCGCAGGAGATCACCCCGGACACCTTGGTGACCGAGGTGGCCGAGGCATTCATGACCTCCGGGTACCGGCAGATACCCATCGTCCGGGGTCAGATCATACAAGGTATCATCTCCCGCACGGACATGGTCAAGCTCATCCTGGGTATCAAGGAGCTACGCGAGCTGAAGGTCGAGGATGTCATGACCGAGGATGTCCAGACGGTCGGCTCGGAGGATCCCGTGGAGGCAGCCCTGCTGTCCATGAAGAACCTCACCATCCGCACCCTACCAGTGGTGGACGGGGCTAACCGCCTTACCGGCATCATCGGCATCAAGCAGGTGGCGAACTACAACTGGAGGGAGAGAAAGCGGGAGACCGTGGGAGAGATAACTGGGGACAACAGCCCGGTCAAGGTCAACGTGTCCTCGGTCCAGCTGGATTCGGTGGTCACGGTCGAGAAGGGCGCCGACCTCGGGAGGGCGGTGGAGCTGATGCTCGACCACAAGGTCTCCACCCTGCCGGTGGTCGATGATCAGGACCTCGTGGGCATCATCACCAAGTACGACATCATCGAGCTACTGGCCTCATTCCGCCAGCGGGACATGGTGTACACCCAGATCACCGGCCTGGACTCGGAGGACAAGTTCGCCGCGGAGCAGATGGAGAAGGACATCACCGCCTCGCTGCAGAAAATCGCCAAAATATCGAGGCCCATGCTGTTCACTCTGCACGTGACCAAGTACAACGCCCAGGCGACCACCAACAAGTACTCGCTCAACGGACGCCTGATCACCGAGAACAAGGTGTGGGTGGCATCCGCGGTGGACTGGGACCTCAACAAGGCTACCGTCGACCTCATGCAGCGCCTGGAGCGCATGGTGGTGGAGCGGAAGGAGGAGAAGATCGACCACCGCAAGAAGGCGCGGAACATCGGGCACAGCTGA
- a CDS encoding CBS domain-containing protein → MPAEELVGVNRKERIRTEVDSMGLDTLMSEKFETFSPTDTVNDILKRMRDLDIHEVPVAAEKKRLMGVVSYGTLLKRRNLSIDAKADTVMVMPQLVTPSTPVTEVAELFINSGFREVPVQNNGSIVGMVSRSDLLRVVREIRELQRIPVGEIMSPDVKSVKLDTSARDAVKLMSILDVRVLPVVDNNGRIVGVVGIKDIANMNWYERIRQTVGEANGEKDPVDVTVGSVAVEPAVVAPPTMELGEAARIMLDRGISTLPVVEGGEMRGIVTKYDLVALIASLRQRSMMYTQISGLRDDDRFAQDMMMKEIELSMKKISPIATPMLFDLHVGMYNDEGLNYKYSLHGRLTTDDRVFTASSVDWDLIRATADLMRTFERRVIEHKELKLEHRRKTRNIGHSY, encoded by the coding sequence ATGCCAGCTGAGGAATTGGTAGGAGTGAACAGGAAGGAAAGGATCAGGACCGAGGTCGACAGCATGGGCCTAGATACGCTCATGAGCGAGAAGTTTGAGACGTTCTCGCCGACGGACACGGTCAACGACATACTGAAGAGGATGAGGGACCTGGACATCCATGAGGTCCCGGTCGCCGCCGAAAAGAAGAGATTGATGGGCGTGGTCAGCTACGGCACGCTGCTGAAGAGGAGGAACCTGTCCATAGATGCCAAGGCGGATACGGTCATGGTCATGCCCCAGCTCGTCACCCCATCGACCCCGGTCACAGAGGTGGCGGAACTGTTCATCAATTCCGGTTTCAGGGAGGTACCGGTGCAGAACAACGGCTCGATCGTGGGAATGGTCTCCCGATCGGACCTGCTGAGGGTGGTACGGGAGATCAGGGAGCTGCAGAGGATACCGGTCGGCGAGATCATGTCCCCCGACGTCAAGAGCGTGAAGCTCGACACCAGCGCCAGGGACGCGGTCAAGCTCATGAGCATCCTGGACGTCCGAGTCCTCCCGGTGGTCGACAACAACGGCAGGATCGTTGGGGTCGTGGGGATAAAGGACATCGCCAACATGAACTGGTACGAGAGGATCAGGCAGACAGTGGGCGAGGCCAACGGGGAGAAGGACCCGGTCGACGTGACGGTCGGCTCGGTAGCGGTGGAGCCGGCGGTGGTCGCTCCGCCGACCATGGAACTGGGGGAGGCGGCGAGGATCATGCTGGACCGCGGCATCTCCACCCTGCCGGTGGTCGAGGGGGGCGAGATGAGGGGGATCGTGACCAAATACGATCTGGTCGCGCTCATCGCCTCCCTCCGCCAAAGGAGCATGATGTACACCCAGATCTCCGGTCTGAGGGATGATGACCGGTTCGCCCAGGACATGATGATGAAGGAGATCGAGCTGTCGATGAAGAAGATCTCGCCGATCGCAACGCCGATGCTGTTCGATCTGCACGTCGGGATGTACAACGACGAGGGGCTGAACTACAAGTACTCGTTGCACGGCCGGCTGACCACCGACGATCGGGTGTTCACCGCCAGCTCGGTGGATTGGGACCTTATACGCGCAACGGCGGACCTCATGCGGACCTTCGAGCGGCGGGTCATCGAGCACAAGGAGCTGAAGCTGGAGCACCGGCGGAAGACGCGCAACATCGGCCACAGCTATTGA
- a CDS encoding universal stress protein has product MNRFNKILIPTDGSENTKAAIAQGLELAKAMGAEVTALYVVDQASFVNFPMDATVVSIYSLLEKEGKDAVDYVVGEGEKLGVKVEPKVVEGNPAKKIVDEAENYDLVVMGTLGRTGISKLLLGSVAERVVRFAPVPVLVVRTEPTPEEKK; this is encoded by the coding sequence ATGAACAGGTTCAACAAGATACTGATACCGACCGATGGGAGCGAGAACACCAAGGCAGCCATCGCCCAGGGGCTTGAACTGGCCAAGGCCATGGGAGCCGAGGTAACGGCCCTTTACGTCGTCGATCAGGCGTCCTTCGTCAACTTCCCCATGGACGCGACCGTGGTCAGCATTTACTCCCTCCTGGAGAAAGAGGGCAAGGATGCGGTCGATTATGTGGTCGGGGAAGGAGAGAAGCTCGGGGTCAAGGTCGAACCCAAGGTCGTCGAGGGCAACCCGGCGAAGAAGATCGTCGACGAGGCCGAGAACTACGACCTCGTGGTGATGGGTACCCTCGGCCGCACCGGCATCTCCAAGCTCCTGCTGGGCAGCGTCGCCGAGAGGGTGGTGCGGTTCGCCCCGGTCCCCGTCCTGGTCGTGAGGACTGAACCTACGCCGGAGGAGAAGAAATGA
- a CDS encoding 4Fe-4S binding protein — protein sequence MVAKINADECVGCGACEDVCPQSAIKVTDVAVVNEKDCVDCGACVDECPNNAITVDE from the coding sequence TTGGTTGCGAAGATCAACGCTGACGAGTGTGTTGGATGCGGAGCTTGTGAGGACGTCTGTCCCCAGTCGGCCATTAAGGTTACCGATGTAGCGGTTGTCAACGAGAAGGACTGCGTTGACTGCGGCGCTTGCGTGGACGAGTGCCCGAACAACGCCATCACCGTGGACGAGTAA
- a CDS encoding PrsW family glutamic-type intramembrane protease codes for MLPGYLLSVLTLLSAAYVPAVLALIWIRWGERGRKERWDDLFLTFLGGAVIAVIAATVLEIAAAGILSSAVIREYDFFVRNPNFITFIIIIAIAPIIEEFVKAMVVLRFSRYIWRPRNGLVFGAACGLGFAATENFLYEGTALFTGGFAAFITLAIIRSVSSLLMHASATSISGYGVARAKSYADHWWPFLIFAILMHSTFNMFASFGELFETRIGPIANVIGLGFSIGLVLIATIYLRWRIGGYHA; via the coding sequence ATGTTGCCCGGGTACTTGCTGTCTGTTCTGACACTTTTGTCAGCAGCGTACGTGCCGGCCGTTCTTGCCTTGATCTGGATACGATGGGGGGAGCGGGGGCGCAAGGAGAGGTGGGATGACCTCTTCCTTACCTTCCTGGGCGGAGCGGTTATCGCCGTCATCGCCGCCACCGTGCTGGAGATCGCCGCGGCGGGAATACTCAGCTCGGCGGTCATAAGGGAATATGACTTCTTCGTCCGGAACCCGAACTTCATCACCTTCATCATCATCATCGCGATCGCGCCCATCATCGAGGAGTTCGTCAAGGCAATGGTCGTTCTGCGGTTCTCCCGGTACATCTGGCGGCCGCGCAACGGCCTGGTCTTCGGGGCTGCCTGCGGCCTCGGGTTCGCGGCCACCGAGAACTTCCTGTATGAGGGCACCGCGCTGTTCACCGGCGGCTTTGCCGCGTTCATAACTCTGGCGATCATCCGCAGTGTGTCATCGCTCCTGATGCACGCCTCCGCCACTTCCATCTCCGGCTATGGGGTGGCCAGGGCAAAATCGTACGCCGACCACTGGTGGCCGTTCCTCATCTTTGCGATCCTGATGCACTCTACCTTCAACATGTTCGCGTCATTTGGGGAGCTGTTCGAGACTCGCATCGGGCCGATAGCCAACGTCATTGGCCTGGGCTTCTCCATCGGCCTGGTCCTCATCGCCACCATCTATCTCCGGTGGAGGATCGGCGGTTACCACGCCTGA
- a CDS encoding amidohydrolase family protein, translated as MQYVSGKVLTSGGFRDGHVGFEDGLIKEVGSGRARESVAEGIIVPTFTNAHTHIADYVVPVDLSLSLAEVVAPPNGLKYRVLANTPEDKQREAIAHMSELMFRRGISSFADFREGGVRGARLMSSAKWARPHVLGKPQAPRFDQEEIDALLKFTDGIGPSAVSDWDYEELRELAQFVRSRGKTFAIHCSERIREDLDKVLDLKPSYIIHMTQATDADLERCAQLELPVVVCPRSNMFFGMAPPLARMIRTGVSVALGTDNAMISMPDLFVEMEFAARILRQQGITRLDCVLEMASSNGRKIINQSQLLEFEPERTCDLMVVRSKHGEPLTDLVLRTAGEEPLLVCAGERTWRGTR; from the coding sequence ATGCAGTACGTTTCCGGGAAGGTCCTCACCTCGGGCGGTTTCCGGGATGGCCATGTCGGTTTCGAGGATGGTCTGATAAAGGAGGTCGGCAGCGGCAGGGCAAGGGAGAGCGTTGCCGAGGGCATCATCGTTCCTACATTCACCAACGCCCATACCCACATCGCCGACTACGTCGTGCCGGTGGACCTCTCCCTTTCCTTGGCTGAAGTGGTGGCACCTCCCAACGGACTGAAGTATCGGGTGCTGGCCAACACTCCCGAGGATAAGCAGCGGGAAGCCATCGCCCACATGTCCGAGCTCATGTTCCGCCGGGGGATCTCCTCCTTCGCCGACTTCCGGGAGGGTGGGGTCCGGGGTGCCCGCCTGATGTCCTCGGCCAAATGGGCCAGACCGCACGTGCTGGGCAAGCCGCAGGCTCCGCGGTTCGATCAAGAGGAGATCGATGCGCTGCTCAAGTTCACCGACGGGATCGGTCCGTCGGCGGTATCGGACTGGGACTACGAGGAGCTAAGGGAGTTGGCGCAGTTCGTCAGATCGAGGGGCAAGACCTTCGCCATCCATTGCTCCGAGAGGATACGGGAGGATCTTGACAAGGTACTTGACCTTAAGCCTTCCTATATCATTCACATGACCCAGGCCACCGATGCGGATCTGGAACGATGCGCCCAGTTGGAGCTGCCAGTGGTGGTGTGCCCCCGGTCCAACATGTTCTTCGGCATGGCCCCGCCCCTGGCAAGGATGATCAGGACCGGGGTGTCGGTAGCCCTGGGCACGGACAACGCGATGATTTCCATGCCCGACCTCTTCGTGGAGATGGAATTCGCAGCAAGGATACTCCGACAGCAAGGAATCACTCGCCTAGACTGCGTTTTAGAGATGGCTTCCAGTAATGGGCGAAAAATTATAAATCAGAGCCAACTGTTAGAGTTTGAACCAGAGAGAACATGCGACCTCATGGTCGTGCGTTCGAAGCATGGGGAACCCCTCACCGACCTGGTACTGCGCACAGCGGGTGAGGAGCCGTTATTGGTCTGCGCAGGTGAAAGGACGTGGAGAGGAACACGATGA
- a CDS encoding NAD(P)/FAD-dependent oxidoreductase — protein sequence MLHDLIIIGAGPAGLTAGVYARTRKLTTLIIDATAAGGQLASLYPEKSIENWPGYVSTDAGHLSNNLINHAVSMGCIIRDHERASGLEDKDGHLLVRTDRGAYETKAVILATGMGLFKPKRIGAKGEERFENKGIYYKMPEKEYLLGKEVIFVGGGNSALEMALLACENSETCIVHRRDTFRADEAVVERVHNSEIETVMNAEVVEIKGADRVESVVLKQNGKLIERKADAVVVNIGTSNEADDLKKWGVELEEGLIRVDTDMCTSRRGVFACGDAVAYKGKYKQIVVACGEAAIASNSAYKFIKEPYWAK from the coding sequence ATGCTTCACGATCTCATTATCATCGGCGCTGGACCGGCAGGGCTCACCGCGGGCGTTTACGCACGTACGAGAAAACTGACCACCCTCATCATCGACGCGACCGCCGCCGGTGGCCAGTTGGCCAGTTTGTACCCGGAAAAAAGCATCGAGAACTGGCCGGGATACGTGAGCACCGATGCTGGGCATCTGTCCAACAACCTCATCAACCACGCCGTGTCGATGGGGTGCATTATCCGGGACCACGAACGCGCTTCCGGGCTCGAGGACAAAGACGGCCACCTGCTCGTGCGCACGGACAGGGGAGCTTACGAGACTAAGGCGGTCATTCTCGCCACCGGGATGGGTCTTTTCAAGCCCAAGAGGATCGGAGCGAAGGGCGAAGAGAGGTTTGAGAACAAGGGCATCTACTACAAGATGCCCGAGAAGGAGTACCTGCTCGGCAAGGAAGTCATCTTCGTAGGGGGAGGCAACTCCGCGCTGGAGATGGCCCTCCTAGCGTGCGAGAACTCGGAAACCTGCATCGTTCACCGCCGGGACACCTTCCGGGCGGACGAGGCGGTCGTGGAGAGGGTCCACAACTCCGAGATCGAGACGGTCATGAACGCCGAGGTCGTGGAGATCAAAGGCGCCGATCGGGTCGAGAGCGTGGTCCTGAAGCAGAATGGGAAGCTTATCGAGCGCAAGGCCGACGCCGTCGTGGTCAACATCGGCACCTCTAACGAGGCTGACGACTTGAAGAAGTGGGGGGTGGAGCTGGAGGAGGGCCTCATCAGGGTAGACACCGACATGTGCACCTCCCGCCGCGGGGTCTTCGCCTGCGGCGATGCCGTCGCCTACAAGGGCAAGTACAAGCAGATCGTGGTCGCCTGCGGGGAGGCGGCCATCGCGTCCAACAGCGCCTACAAGTTCATCAAGGAGCCATACTGGGCCAAGTGA
- the glyS gene encoding glycine--tRNA ligase, with translation MDASDVLSLCKRRGFLYPSFEIYGGVAGMYDYGPLGTAMRNNIVEIWRRLYTLGEGFVEIDSETIGPEIVFKASGHVDEFADKMVKCKSCEEAHRADHLVKDLHPNPGILKEKELDELIRKNDVTCPTCGGELSSVEEFNLMFKTVIGPGSGRVGYLRPETAQGIFVNFPNLYRYNREKLPLGVIQVGRGYRNEISPRQGVIRMREFNMMECELFVDPEDKTWPRFDDIKEERLRLFTNDHRELELTVGEAVAQGVICNQVLAYFVWFTQEFLKSVGVDGERLRFRQHEKDEMAHYAADCWDAEALLSFGWTEIVGIADRGCWDLSRHIKFSGVDMSAFKRFDTPHEVERDAIKPKYGLLGPKFKALGAKIGKALEATDPAMIENDTVTVEIDGQKHAIGREMFDIVRVKEKVSGVKVIPHVIEPSHGLDRITYTCLEHAYAKKGDMEMLKLSAAVAPIKFGVFPLMARDDLDKVAMDIDQEIRYSGIETYYDDSGSIGRRYARMDEVGTPYCITVDYQSLEDGSVTLRERDSQSQVRVTIKDLPLVTRAVLCGANIDQFVVPSNSE, from the coding sequence ATGGATGCATCAGACGTTCTCTCGCTGTGCAAGCGCAGGGGTTTCCTTTACCCCTCTTTCGAGATCTACGGCGGTGTCGCCGGCATGTATGACTACGGCCCCCTGGGCACCGCGATGAGGAACAATATCGTGGAAATATGGAGAAGATTGTACACCCTGGGGGAGGGCTTCGTGGAGATCGACTCGGAGACCATCGGTCCGGAGATCGTGTTCAAGGCCTCCGGGCACGTGGACGAGTTCGCCGACAAGATGGTGAAGTGCAAGTCGTGCGAGGAGGCGCATCGGGCCGACCACCTGGTCAAGGACCTGCACCCTAACCCCGGCATCCTGAAGGAGAAGGAATTGGACGAGCTCATAAGGAAGAATGACGTGACCTGCCCGACCTGCGGCGGCGAGCTCTCCTCGGTGGAGGAGTTCAACCTTATGTTCAAGACCGTGATCGGTCCGGGGTCCGGCAGGGTCGGCTACCTCAGGCCGGAGACGGCGCAGGGCATCTTCGTCAACTTCCCGAACCTATACCGCTACAACCGGGAGAAGCTTCCCCTTGGCGTCATCCAGGTGGGCCGTGGCTACCGCAACGAGATCTCGCCCCGTCAGGGCGTCATCCGCATGCGGGAGTTCAACATGATGGAGTGCGAGCTCTTCGTGGACCCGGAGGACAAGACCTGGCCTCGCTTCGATGACATCAAGGAGGAGAGGTTGAGGCTCTTCACCAACGACCACCGCGAGCTAGAGCTGACGGTCGGGGAAGCAGTGGCCCAAGGGGTCATCTGCAACCAGGTGCTGGCGTACTTCGTATGGTTCACCCAGGAGTTCCTCAAATCGGTGGGCGTGGACGGCGAGCGGCTTCGCTTCCGGCAGCATGAGAAGGATGAGATGGCCCACTACGCCGCGGACTGCTGGGATGCCGAGGCACTGCTGAGTTTTGGCTGGACGGAGATCGTGGGCATCGCCGACCGGGGGTGCTGGGACCTCTCCCGGCACATCAAATTCTCCGGGGTCGACATGTCCGCGTTCAAGCGGTTCGACACCCCCCACGAAGTGGAGAGGGACGCCATCAAGCCGAAGTATGGTCTGCTGGGCCCCAAGTTCAAGGCCCTGGGGGCCAAGATTGGCAAGGCCCTGGAGGCCACCGACCCGGCGATGATAGAGAACGACACCGTGACCGTGGAGATCGATGGGCAGAAGCATGCCATCGGCAGGGAGATGTTCGACATCGTCCGAGTCAAGGAGAAGGTCTCGGGGGTCAAGGTCATACCCCACGTCATCGAGCCCTCGCACGGTCTCGACCGCATCACCTACACCTGCCTGGAGCACGCCTATGCCAAGAAGGGGGACATGGAGATGCTGAAGCTCAGCGCCGCGGTGGCCCCCATCAAGTTCGGGGTGTTCCCGCTGATGGCCAGGGATGACCTGGACAAGGTGGCCATGGATATCGACCAGGAGATCCGGTACAGCGGCATCGAGACCTACTATGACGACTCCGGGTCCATCGGTCGGCGGTACGCCAGGATGGATGAGGTAGGGACCCCCTATTGCATAACGGTGGACTACCAGTCCCTCGAGGACGGTTCCGTGACCTTGAGGGAAAGGGACAGCCAGTCCCAGGTCCGGGTCACCATCAAGGACCTGCCCCTGGTCACTCGGGCCGTGCTCTGCGGGGCCAACATCGACCAGTTCGTGGTCCCCTCGAACAGCGAGTGA
- a CDS encoding CBS domain-containing protein, with protein sequence MTTVDKVMSHNPITAEIPGSRNDVLKLMVKHNLTGVPIIKKADGSLVGMITRQDIFQNPEEDQLAMVMNREPLTLSPQDTVEHAASLIVKTKVTHYPVIENGKLVGILTPTDLLYEVEKRASGIPVEELALSPCVPIYQDAPLRVALVTFRASRVNALPVLDASGRLSGILTDRDVFNKSLINGSIALTALGIGGDEDEWTWEGLRNVMKLWFEVSKIDVPAIPVRDIMIRSPTTVFRKTSVSEAARTMRRNDFGQMPVVDSKDNLVAMLYDVNAISILAQ encoded by the coding sequence ATGACCACAGTAGACAAGGTGATGTCCCACAACCCCATCACCGCCGAGATCCCCGGTTCCCGAAATGACGTCCTCAAGCTCATGGTCAAGCATAACCTCACCGGAGTTCCCATCATAAAGAAGGCCGATGGCTCCCTGGTGGGAATGATCACCCGCCAAGATATCTTCCAGAACCCTGAGGAGGACCAGCTCGCCATGGTCATGAACCGTGAGCCCCTTACGCTGTCCCCTCAGGACACCGTGGAACATGCCGCGTCCCTTATCGTGAAGACCAAGGTCACCCACTACCCGGTGATAGAGAACGGTAAACTGGTAGGCATCCTCACCCCCACCGACCTTCTGTATGAGGTGGAAAAGAGGGCCTCGGGGATACCCGTGGAAGAGCTTGCGCTCTCTCCTTGCGTTCCCATCTATCAGGACGCTCCCCTAAGGGTCGCCCTCGTCACCTTCAGGGCCTCCAGGGTCAACGCGCTTCCGGTCCTGGATGCCTCCGGACGCCTCTCCGGCATACTGACTGACCGCGACGTTTTCAACAAGAGCCTGATCAACGGCTCCATTGCCCTCACGGCCCTGGGCATCGGGGGGGACGAGGATGAATGGACCTGGGAGGGGCTCAGGAACGTCATGAAGCTGTGGTTCGAGGTCTCGAAGATCGATGTCCCCGCCATCCCGGTGAGGGACATCATGATCCGATCACCCACAACCGTCTTTAGGAAGACCAGCGTATCGGAGGCCGCTCGGACCATGAGGCGCAACGACTTCGGGCAGATGCCAGTGGTGGACTCCAAGGACAACCTGGTGGCCATGCTGTACGATGTCAACGCCATTTCCATCCTGGCTCAATAG
- the cbpB gene encoding peptide-modifying radical SAM enzyme CbpB codes for MKPFGLNSGTGPHLQLLDVGDWYAFIEPESMFWALVAKDKDLSKALREDVLPVYAQHAESMRSELRQFRSEERFSAVYFNPTGRCNASCRYCYLPDDLRGQGHHMTYEEVSLALDNLHDFFQNYPGSVAKKGKKPVIVFHGSEPLLVKDVLKRIVVDRADEFIFGIQTNGYHLEDKDADHFMDHRVSLGISLDSPFREVNDRIRPLRGGGGTFDRAVHAIEHLDGYRNMSVICTISSMNVTTLPEMIDFLADRKVPSVLMNPVRGTQEVARSLRPPNDVLIPKFTQAVDRAVARTKEGRRITIGDFSNLILGIVAPQGRRLMCDITPCGGGRCFVSVASDGSIYPCSEFLGIKDFSTSSVFEKGGVERAVRSPQLTAVRSRWAEDIPVCSDCVLRNICGAPCPGEVYSETGTVMEKSPYCEFYEAVIRYAFHLIGKGELPNLVRMDGYDFRFNLFS; via the coding sequence ATGAAGCCGTTCGGGCTCAACTCGGGAACGGGCCCCCACCTCCAGTTGCTTGATGTGGGAGACTGGTATGCATTCATCGAGCCGGAGAGCATGTTCTGGGCCCTGGTGGCGAAGGACAAGGACCTCAGTAAAGCGCTCCGGGAGGACGTTCTTCCGGTGTACGCACAGCATGCCGAGAGCATGCGGAGCGAGCTGAGGCAGTTCCGATCGGAGGAGCGGTTCAGCGCCGTATACTTCAATCCGACCGGCAGGTGCAACGCCAGCTGCCGGTACTGCTACCTTCCCGACGACCTGCGGGGACAGGGGCATCACATGACCTATGAGGAGGTCTCCCTGGCCTTGGATAACTTGCATGACTTCTTCCAGAACTATCCTGGCTCGGTGGCCAAGAAGGGCAAGAAGCCGGTCATCGTGTTCCATGGCAGCGAGCCCCTGTTGGTGAAGGACGTCCTAAAAAGGATCGTGGTCGACCGCGCCGACGAGTTCATCTTCGGCATTCAGACCAATGGATATCATCTGGAGGATAAGGACGCCGATCACTTCATGGATCACCGGGTCTCCCTCGGCATATCACTAGACTCACCGTTCCGGGAGGTGAACGACCGTATCCGGCCTCTCCGGGGAGGTGGAGGTACCTTTGACCGGGCGGTCCACGCCATCGAGCACCTCGACGGCTACCGCAATATGAGCGTCATATGCACCATCAGCTCGATGAATGTGACCACCCTGCCGGAGATGATCGACTTCCTTGCCGACCGGAAGGTTCCCTCGGTCCTCATGAACCCGGTCCGCGGCACCCAGGAGGTGGCGAGGTCCCTGAGGCCCCCCAATGATGTACTCATTCCCAAGTTCACCCAGGCGGTGGACCGGGCGGTGGCTAGGACCAAGGAGGGGCGGCGGATCACTATCGGCGACTTCTCCAACCTGATCCTGGGCATCGTCGCTCCGCAAGGCCGCAGGCTGATGTGTGACATCACTCCCTGCGGTGGAGGCCGGTGCTTCGTCTCCGTTGCCTCTGACGGTTCCATCTACCCATGCTCGGAGTTCCTCGGCATCAAGGACTTCAGCACCTCCAGCGTCTTCGAGAAGGGCGGGGTGGAGAGGGCGGTGAGATCGCCGCAGCTAACGGCGGTGCGCTCCCGGTGGGCCGAGGACATCCCCGTATGTTCGGATTGCGTCCTGAGGAACATCTGCGGCGCGCCCTGCCCCGGGGAGGTGTATAGCGAGACGGGGACGGTGATGGAGAAGAGCCCATACTGCGAGTTCTACGAGGCTGTCATACGGTATGCCTTCCATCTCATTGGCAAGGGGGAGCTGCCCAACCTGGTGAGAATGGATGGCTACGATTTTCGTTTCAATCTGTTCTCGTGA